From the genome of Salvelinus namaycush isolate Seneca chromosome 1, SaNama_1.0, whole genome shotgun sequence:
gtcaccatagcagcacccacccttagcacgcgctccagcaggtatatctcactggtcacccccaaagccaattcctcctttggccgcctttccttccagttctctgctgccaatgactggaatgaactgcaaaaatcactgaagctggagactcaaatCTCCCTCaatagctttaagcaccagctgtcagagcagctcacagatcactgcacctgtacatagcccatctgtaaatagcccatccaactacctcatccccatactgtatttatttttcttgctttttctactgtattattgactgtatgtttgtttattccatgtgtaactctgtgttgttgtatgtgtcgaactgctttgctttatcttggccaggtcgcagttgtaaatgagaacttgttctcaactagcctacctggttaaataaaggtgaaataaataaaaatcagtcTAACGCTCTCCCAACTGAGCTATTTCGGCTGCATTTATTAAACTGACCCCATATCAATTACTCATACTTTTCTAAGGTCTGGGGTTGGCTGCCAGGACCATTAATATTTTCTATTCATCGTTCTCCAACAGCGAGTGACAAATGCCCCCACATGGTTGGAATAATCACACACACGTTCTTTTTCAAACTGCTAGAAAGACAATGCTTCCACCTGCTGGTCCCCTGGCAAACTCGCACATTTCTCTTGTTAGAATTTGTATTAAAATTAGGTTAATTTTACTTACTACAGGTACAAAAAGGAGCCTCCGTTGATCGGTAGTCTTCTTGCTAACAGTCACAGGCTCTCAATGTGTAGTGGAACTTCTAGAACTACTCAGATAAAATGACCTGTTATTTCATCCACTGTCCATGAGTAAGTGGTAGTGAGCACATCAATTTTGCACTTACCCTTCAGGATGACGCAATATTAATGTGGTCTAACTCAACCATTCACTCTTTATAGTTAGTATATTATATAAGTTAAAGTATTGCTTACAAACACCATTTTAATGCATTCTTTTAAAACAAAGCTCTCCTTTTATTTTGTCTAATCATAACTGTATGTAGGTATCATTTCTATTGGATAAAGGAATTTTACATTATATTATTAATTTGTGGGTTTTTTTCCTGCTGAATTGTCAAAATGTAAAAGgcatagcagaggatggtttcgatccatcgacctctgggttatgggcccagcacgcttccgctgcgccactctgctgTCTGTTATAATGGGAAGGAAATGTAGCCATTGACCCTGTGGGACCAACTCATTGTGTATCCAATAAAAATCCTAGGTTCCCTGATGAGAATTTGAAAAGAACAATACTTCTTTCACTGCCATTGTAAAATAAGTATATACAAATCTAACAAAATGCATATCCTTAAACTAACTTATTAATTTGTCTAAATTTTTTATATCAAGTTATTTATTTACAACCACATGAAAGATAAGTGAGAAAAAAACTCAAATGATGATTCACATATTTTATACTATTTTGGACAAATATGAAATAAGGCATCTGATGAAAATCCAATGCCACAAAAATTATACTTCATATAATTTTCCCCCAGACGTATGTTATAAACAAAGGCCTTTCATATTCAGTGTCAGGGCCACTTCCCCAGTCGTTGGGCTTACATGTCATTGTGTACTTTGACATTTTATTTGAGATACATTTCCTTAGTTCTCTTTGCAAATGCCATTAATATCACATATATTTTCAATGAAATAAGATATGACCTTGTGTTTTATTGCTTTACTTGTATAATAAAGGATACGATACTTGTCTTTTATAGTGCAAAACTGAAGATCTAGTGAAGAGAACTATAGTGCGTGTTTAGTATTTCTACCTACAACACAGACAAACATGATACAAGGGAATTCTGTTACAAGAAAATAATACAATGGCAGCATAGGTGATACATTTGCCATTTACTCAACATAAACGGAACAACCAGTCCAGTTAGCATGTCAGGAGAGAAACATTAAGCCTACTCCAGGACTAAGGAGAATTTTCAATTGATCCATCAGGGGGGGGGTCAGCCTGTCCTTGCATTGGATATCAGACACTGGTTGACCACCTCCAGAAGCTGGGAGTTCTCGAGTGCAGCGGCCACTCTCTCTTTGTCTGCCAGCTGTTTGTTGACTGGAACAAAAGCAAAAACAAAGGGTTTAGTTAggggcaattccacggtaactGAGTGATGCTGAGACTTAGATATTTCACTTTAAGATATGTAAAACAAAACCCAATGATAGCAAAGTTAAACAACCCACAAAACTCTATGCAAAAGGACAACTTTTTACAATTTCCACAAAAACACATTACTTCAataacagtgcagatgcaaagttccATAACAGAATAAGAGCAAAAAGCACAAACTGTCATTCTGTTCCCAAAATTTGCATATGAACTGTTGTTctagtaaatgtgtttttgtaaaattttctgtggaaattgttaaaaagTAGGCCTTGTggatagagttgtatggtttgctTAACTTTGCagtcattggtttttgtttgacattgtTTCAAGTGAAAATTCAGAGTCTCAGTATCACTGTGGAATTGATATTAGGGCTTCTCAAAAGGGGCAGTCTACAACAGTCGTCTTGAAGGTGTGATTGTTGGTCTCAGCCTCAATGTTGAGTTACTTCAGAGGCATGTCACTTTACCTGCATCTTCTGAGGCATGCGTCCCAGGAGTGATGTGCACATCAATCTGCGGAGATATGATTAGGAATAGACGGTACATGACCCACTATATTAATGTTAAATGTTCAGACAATTAAATAATATTAAAGCTTGCTCACAGCTCACAAGAAGCAGACTCAATTTCCTTCACCCACCTTAAACCTTTCTGGTAGGGACCGCAGCAGCTTGACTTTGATGGACAGGCCTATGAGAGTTGCCATGCTGCAGTGGGGTATAGTGGGGGTGAACTCCACACCCACTGTGTTCTCTTGGTCATCTACCTGTAAAGAAAAATAAAGTTGATGGTTTTATTAGGCTAACACAGTATAGGCTATCTGCTGTCCTTAGTAGTTACACAAGTATGTCTGTGTGTCGAACTTCTAACTGGGGAAAAAGTTGTGAAAGAAGTTTAACTCACGCGCACTCGCACTTGTTCCACGACATTTAACTCCTCGAGGGACAGTGGGTGTTCAGGATCATTAATGGATCTGATGAGATGTAGCACGGGTTAAGGTGAAATCTGATAACACAATGTTGAGTAATTAGCTTTATTAAAAAATGAAGCATCATATGCAAAGTTCATTGGTATGACATTGAAAGCTCAATGGATGTATATTTTAGCTAGCTACACCGAAAGGATATCAAATATTTCTCTGTCGTCGATGGGATCAGCAACATCTTCGTCCTCGTCATTTGCGGTCTGAAGCCTCTCGCCTGTTCGTTGAAAAATCAAGGGATTTGCGTTCTCTAAACGGGTCCCTCCTGACATTTGTGATGTTGCAACTACAGAAATACGGTATATTTGTTTGCGCTATCGTTTTTCACTCTGGACCACGGGAGTGAACGATCGACTTCCGGAAACGGTAGACGTCAAAACGTACGCAAGCGCATCCCTGCGATATAGTGTCATGTTGGATTTCCAGATGTATCCAGCAGGTGGCAGCATTCTCATCTTAAATTCTGTAATGTTACTGCGTGAACTACAAGGTTAATCTCTAAATGGTAAAATTACACAGAAGCAAGAAAATAATGATCCAAGTAAAACAATGTTAATACTAAAATGTTTCACAAATAACAGCAATTCAATTAGCCCTCTTACGTATTGTGAATCCCAGGAAAAGCAGCTTTTTACCATAGACTCAAATGATAAGTTCTTGCTAATATCTTTAGTAGCAGTATAAgtaacatacactgctcaaaaaaataaagggaacacttaaacaacacaatgtaactccaagtcaatcacacttctgtgaaatcaaactgtccacttaggaagcaacactgattgacaataaatttcacatgctgttgtgcaaatggaatagacaacaggtggaaattataggcaattagcaagacacccccaataaaggagtggttctgcaggtggtgaccacagaccacttctcagttcctatgcttcctggctgatgttttggtcacttttgaatgctggcggtgctttcactctagtggtagcatgagatggagtctacaacccacacaagtggctcaggtagtgcagctcatccaggatggcacatcaatgcgagctgtggcaagaaggtttgctgtgtctgtcagcgtagtgtccagagcatggaggcgctaccaggagacaggccagtacatcaggagacgtggaggaggccgtaggagggcaacaacccagcagcaggaccgctacctccgcctttgtgcaaggaggagcactgccagagccctgcaaaatgacctccagcaggccacaaatgtgcatgtgtctgctcaaacggtcagaaacagactccatgagggtggtatgagggcccgacgtccacaggtgggggttgtgcttacagcccaacaccgtgcaggacgtttggcatttgccagagaacaccaagattggcaaattcgccactggcgccctgtgctcttcacagatgaaagcaggttcacactgagcacgtgacagacgtgacagagtctggagacgccgtggagaacgttctgctgcctgcaacatcctccagcatgaccggtttggcggtgggtcagtcatggtgtggggtggcatttctttggggggccgcacagccctccatgtgctcgccagaggtagcctgactgccattaggtaccgagatgagatcctcagaccccttgtgagaccatatgctggtgcggttggccctgggttcctcctaatgcaagacaatgctagacctcatgtggctggagtgtgtcagcagttcctgcaagaggaaggcattgatgctatggactggcccgcccattccccagacctgaatccaattgagcacatctgggacatcatgtctcgctccatccaccaacgccacgatgcaccacagactgtccaggagttggcggatgctttagtccaggtctgggaggagatccctcaggagaccatccgccacctcatcaggagcatgcccaggctttgtagggaggtcatacaggcacgtggaggccacacacactactgagcctcattttgacttgttttaaggacattacatcaaagttggatcagcctgtagtgtggttttccactttaattttgagtgtgactccaaatccagacctccatgggttgataaatttgatttccattgataatttttgtgtgattttgttgtcagcacattcaactatgtaaagaaaaaagtatttaataagaatatttcattcattcagatctaggatgtgttattttagtgttccctttatttttttgagcagtgtataatgacTCAGAATACCATCTGAAATGCACCATTTCAAAGTCAAGCCTAACCCATAATTGTACAATTAATcacctgtgtctgtgtgcattGGAACAGGTTTAAAGTCCAGTTTAAACTGTACTTTCACTATGCATGTTTATAGTATTAATAGCAGCCGACAAATTCAATGTTGTTATGTCCAGATTTGGAGTGATACATGACATAAATTACCGTCTTGGATGATTCATTTTACTGTGCCAAATAATCTAAATAGTTTAAAGACATTAGCTCTTAGAAATACTGGGCACACTATTGAAATACCCCAAATCCATTTGTTGAGTGTCACCAATACAAACAATAACATTGAAAACCACTGCTGAAAAATCTTGGTAATATATCACTAAGGACTTCCTTTAATCTGAACGCAAACTGACCTTCTCTCTTTTTATCTTGTCAACAGCTGTTGAAAAAACCTTCTGGTTTGCTCGCTCCAGTACACAATGAGCCTCCATTGTACCCTAAAGCCTGTCTCAGGCTGAAATACCTGTTTAGATGGAACCTGATAACACACCTTCCTTATATCATTTGCATGAACCCAGCTTGGCTGTGAGCTCATAGGAGGCAGCAGTATCTTGTTAAACTTTATTCAACCCCTGTAAACGATCAGATTGTATCCTAAACCAACAACAAATGTTCACTTGAATTACAAGAACTGTGATTATGCATGTATTTCAGTATCAAAGCCTGTAAAGTAAAAATACAGTCTACCAACTGAAATTCTCAAGCTAGTCCTCACCCTCGGTTGTTTTTAAGTTACTCATTCATCAGCACTGTCAGAGGGATTAGTTCAGTGAGGCAGTTAGCTGAACGACCCACATTGTGTCAACAATAACAATTAAGGTAAAGGCAGGCAGGAGTCTTGGGTGTGGTTAGTTTGCTCTAGGCTAAGTGCTGGGCTGCTAGCCATTCCACCAGGGACACTTATCAGCATGCTATCCTTGCCCTAGTCTTTGCTGACCCAGGCAATACTATGCACAAGTCACTTTTCACCTTATGCAAAGAAAGAGAGGAGTCAGGAGACTGTCAAAAAGGTGAGTGAGCGTTGGTGTGCCATCTCTCTACAGGTGGAAGGAAggacaaaacagacagacaggatatgGATATATTTTAGCACCTACTACCAGCATAAAATCCTTTTAACCCTGGAATGTGGGGTCAGGTAGCATGTGTGAGGGATTTTTTCTCCTCTTCATCCCACTGACCCCACCCTTTCAGAAAGTAAAGAGAGACGTTCAACACAGTTTCTGCATGACACTCCACAGTGACATCACAACAGCTTTGAGAACTGGTTGAGAGTGCCTCGGGGCCCCACATGATTTGCTGAAACACCCGTGAGCCTGGAGCCCTGCAATTGAGACAGCGTGGGTCCTGTCTCGGTGCACTGTTGCAAGAGTGCCACTTCATCTCAATACTCAGTGTGGAGCGGAGTAGAGTCACAGACACCCTCATGCCTGAAGCCGGGAAGCTTAATGTAGCTCTCCTGGAGACGGGAGGTCCCATCACCACATTCCAGGAAAACAAAAATCCAGGCACAACACAAGACAGGTCTGGTCTATCCCCGGCCCTGGCTGTTGCTCTAGACAAATCTGAAAATGCTGTAAAGCTTGGGGCTGGTTAATCCGGGAAATAAAAGGATGGCTGGCCATTTAGAAACATGATACCATAACCTAATGCGATTGTGGAGGTTATGCATAAACATTTTATAGAGTCTAAAAGCCTCACTCTGCGTTGATGGGCTTTTAAGGGCCAATGGTGTAGAGAGGAAGTCAATCACTGAACAATGGAGGGATATTGGCTGATCACAGCATTTAAATTGATGTCCACTGAC
Proteins encoded in this window:
- the LOC120056012 gene encoding cytosolic iron-sulfur assembly component 2B-like, encoding MSGGTRLENANPLIFQRTGERLQTANDEDEDVADPIDDREIFDLIRSINDPEHPLSLEELNVVEQVRVRVDDQENTVGVEFTPTIPHCSMATLIGLSIKVKLLRSLPERFKIDVHITPGTHASEDAVNKQLADKERVAAALENSQLLEVVNQCLISNARTG